ATTGAAACTTTTGGTCTCTTCTCACCTTTATTACTTGACTCGTTGTTCATGGTATTATGCTTCCTACTGGAAGTGGAAGCAGATGGCGTTTCCTGCTAAGTTTGGTAATATATTAACGCCGATACTTTTTATAAGAGAAAAAAGGGACATGCGCTTCAGTATATTGAACTCACATTGCAGAGATGAtttattgtttccttacaacgaGTGCAGGCAATGACGTGCCACAATGTTGTCTCGATGACAGTGAAGGTGCAGATGTCGCCTAGCTTGATATTGTTATCCGAGCAGAACAACCTCCAACCCTGCAGGAGCCTGTAGCCCGCCATATCCTTGCGTTGAACAGCATGCACCTTCCAGGATTCGGTACTGCTCATTGAGGTCTTGAGGGTGATTATTGTGGAAGGTCCCTGCAACCCAATTGCATCACAGAAAGGTTTGGCCAAAGCCTGCAACAATTGCAATCACACTGCTTTTAGTAAGAGGTCGCCGATTCATACTGCGTGCTAGATCTGAACTCTGCGGGTTCAATAAAAAGTTCATCAAGTGTGACTACATGACAGATTCTATGCATTAAAACTGTTGATTTATTCCTATACAGATTCTATACAGATTCTATACAGATTCTACTATATAAAATCCTATACTTTTATAATACTAATTTgatttattccttcctcttagCATGCACATAGAATAAAAACTGTTGACAGAAAATCTCAAATTAATGCACTCCCTGATGGAAACTCCATTGGGAATAGGATTTAGCATATTCAACAGGAAAATGGTTGTGCTTACGAGTTCCTTAAGTGTGTTGGCATTGATCTGTTTCTTTACAGATGATGGCCGTCCAATCTCATAAACAGGTTTCATCCACGATGGCTCCTCATTTAAAGGAGTCGCGATCCCTTTTGGTTTCTTTTCACCATCACTACCTGGCACTTTGATCTTGCAATGCTTTTGAATGGAAACAGATGGTGCTTCCTGCCGCTCCTGCTCTCCAATGTCTGATGATGTTGCTGCTTGATGGACAAAAAAGGACACGTAGTTGAGTACTTAAACTCGCATTCAAATTTATTGCTAACAGATTATAAAAGTACCATAACATATTAATTTATCATTTTGCTCACCTAGTTGAGCTCTGGTTTCCTTGTGATTGGACTCTCTCTGGTATCCATCATGATCAAACACTTTGACTGTAAAGACCATGTTGCCCTCATACGTCAACTGCAGAGCATCAGCTTCAGTGATGTTATAAAATAGCCGAAACTTTAACCAGCAGGCACCTGAAAAGAAGACATCATCTGACGAGTTCTTCTCAAGCTCAATGTGAGAAACTTCGCCGAGGGGCCCGAAAATAATGGCTTGACGATTGTTCAACTTCTCATTGGGTAGATGTTGTTGAACAAACTCAGAAGGTATTAGCTGCAAGAA
This sequence is a window from Panicum virgatum strain AP13 chromosome 7K, P.virgatum_v5, whole genome shotgun sequence. Protein-coding genes within it:
- the LOC120640031 gene encoding putative B3 domain-containing protein Os04g0346900, yielding MASSAGRDGAQIKHPRVLLPFTCDSLRIPDELAEGIGAEEALVVGPASGTAKHWRVEVGWDGDGAFLGRGWPEFADACGVEAGWLLVLRHRGHGLLTVKAFDANCCLIREQLRTPAPRAVGATASSKGASRKPQFIRVHSRDFMEKLLIPSEFVQQHLPNEKLNNRQAIIFGPLGEVSHIELEKNSSDDVFFSGACWLKFRLFYNITEADALQLTYEGNMVFTVKVFDHDGYQRESNHKETRAQLATSSDIGEQERQEAPSVSIQKHCKIKVPGSDGEKKPKGIATPLNEEPSWMKPVYEIGRPSSVKKQINANTLKELGPSTIITLKTSMSSTESWKVHAVQRKDMAGYRLLQGWRLFCSDNNIKLGDICTFTVIETTLWHVIACTRCKETINHLCNYLPPVFCKAIGISKPCTVTLKTSMSSTRTWQARVAPYQGTSHHVSGQGWTQFCRENRIKVGDVCTINFVETTMWHVIINSRE